A single region of the Leisingera thetidis genome encodes:
- a CDS encoding 50S ribosomal protein L11 methyltransferase: MPTFTALTTLPGKAQAEALGEAMERLNPEPTGVGVFEMEDGSGLWEVGGYFTESPDEAGLALLAAMHKARPFAVSEVPETDWVAHVRRELAPVEAGRFFVYGSHDADKLPADRVPLLIEAAMAFGTGHHGTTLGCLKALDHLLDQGFRGGKVADIGCGTAVLAMAAARVWDGTILASDIDQVAVEVAEANLKANGMEGQVICLEAAGFDHPDLRAQAPFDLIFANILKGPLVALAPDLAANLRPGGYAILSGILNEQADGVTEVYAQNGINPERRDEIGEWTTLLLRKAG; this comes from the coding sequence ATGCCCACTTTCACTGCCCTCACCACGCTCCCCGGAAAAGCCCAGGCCGAAGCGCTGGGCGAAGCCATGGAGCGGCTGAACCCGGAACCCACCGGCGTCGGCGTCTTTGAAATGGAAGACGGCTCCGGCCTGTGGGAGGTCGGCGGCTATTTCACCGAGAGCCCGGACGAGGCAGGGCTGGCATTGCTGGCGGCAATGCACAAGGCCAGGCCCTTTGCCGTCTCCGAGGTGCCGGAAACCGACTGGGTCGCCCATGTGCGCCGCGAGCTGGCGCCGGTCGAGGCGGGCCGCTTCTTTGTCTATGGCTCCCACGACGCGGACAAGCTGCCCGCGGACCGGGTTCCGCTGCTGATCGAGGCGGCGATGGCCTTCGGCACCGGCCACCATGGCACCACATTGGGCTGCCTCAAGGCGCTGGACCATCTGCTGGACCAGGGCTTTCGTGGCGGAAAAGTGGCGGATATCGGCTGCGGCACCGCGGTGCTGGCGATGGCGGCTGCCCGGGTCTGGGACGGCACCATCCTGGCCAGCGACATCGACCAGGTGGCGGTTGAAGTGGCCGAAGCAAACCTTAAAGCCAATGGCATGGAAGGCCAGGTCATCTGCCTGGAGGCGGCCGGATTCGACCACCCGGATCTGCGGGCGCAGGCGCCCTTCGATCTCATCTTCGCCAATATTCTGAAGGGTCCGCTGGTGGCGCTGGCCCCGGACCTGGCGGCGAATCTGCGTCCCGGCGGCTATGCGATTCTCTCCGGCATTTTGAACGAGCAGGCCGATGGCGTGACCGAAGTTTATGCACAGAACGGCATCAATCCGGAGCGCCGCGACGAAATTGGTGAATGGACAACGCTGCTTCTGCGCAAAGCGGGCTGA
- a CDS encoding primosomal protein N': MSGQEFFQAGERVGVLTTQPLDRLLDYRAPEGGCFLGAYVEVPLGPRKVLGVVWGPGAGDFDSARLRSVIRVLDVAPMRSEMRRFLGKAADYTLTPMPAMLRLATRAPGLGDPPSMRKILRRGEGVPDRMTEARTRVLEVMAQYGGLAFTPRELADMADVTPSVVKGLVKQGALREEEAPRDLPYPHLDPELPGKELTEDQAGAAAVLEEAVQSGRYGTTLLKGVTGSGKTEVYLEAVAACLRAGRQALVLLPEIALTAEFLTRVEARFGARPAEWHSGATMTERRRVWKMVGQGAAQLVIGARSALFLPFRDLGLIIVDEEHDTSYKQEDGVLYNARDMAVLRAAMCSAQVVLASATPSLESWANAEAGKYTRLDLTSRFGASVLPDMRAVDMRSEDLLPSTWISPTLKQAMKLRMERGEQSLLFLNRRGFAPVTICRACGAQVACDHCDARMVEHRFMKRLMCHQCGETKPVPEVCPSCEVEGKMAPVGPGIERLAEEATSLFPEARIAVLSSDLFGSARALKSRIEEIAKGEADIILGTQLVAKGHNFPLLTLVGVIDADLGLQGSDLRAAERTFQLMRQVAGRAGRAERPGEALMQTFQPEHPVIRAILSGDEESFWKAEAAERQAAGVPPYGRMAGIILSGPDLAAVFDLGNAMARNDGPLRQIGAQLFGPAPAPIARVRGRHRVRLLVKAAKGVPLQDAIGRWIAPLRLKGDLRLSVDIDPQSFY, translated from the coding sequence ATGAGCGGGCAGGAGTTCTTTCAGGCAGGCGAACGGGTCGGGGTGCTGACCACGCAACCCCTTGACCGGCTTCTGGATTACCGCGCGCCTGAGGGCGGCTGCTTCCTCGGCGCCTATGTCGAGGTGCCGCTGGGCCCGCGAAAAGTTCTGGGCGTGGTGTGGGGACCGGGAGCGGGGGATTTCGATTCGGCCAGGCTGCGGTCGGTGATCCGGGTTCTGGACGTGGCCCCGATGCGCAGCGAGATGCGCCGCTTCCTGGGCAAGGCGGCCGATTACACCCTGACGCCGATGCCCGCGATGCTGCGGCTGGCGACCCGGGCGCCGGGGCTCGGCGATCCGCCCTCGATGCGCAAGATCCTGCGCCGCGGCGAAGGCGTGCCCGACCGGATGACCGAGGCCCGCACCCGGGTGCTGGAGGTGATGGCGCAGTATGGCGGTCTGGCTTTCACCCCCCGCGAGCTGGCGGACATGGCGGATGTGACGCCTTCGGTGGTGAAAGGGCTGGTGAAACAAGGCGCCCTGCGCGAGGAGGAAGCGCCGCGCGACCTGCCTTATCCGCATCTCGATCCGGAGCTTCCGGGCAAGGAATTGACCGAAGACCAGGCCGGGGCAGCGGCGGTGCTGGAAGAGGCGGTGCAAAGCGGCCGCTATGGCACCACCTTGCTGAAGGGCGTCACCGGTTCGGGCAAAACGGAAGTCTATCTGGAGGCGGTTGCCGCATGTCTGCGCGCCGGGCGCCAGGCGCTGGTGCTGCTGCCGGAGATCGCGCTGACCGCGGAATTCCTGACCCGGGTTGAGGCGCGGTTCGGCGCGAGACCCGCCGAATGGCACTCCGGTGCTACCATGACCGAGCGCCGCCGGGTCTGGAAAATGGTCGGGCAGGGGGCCGCACAGCTGGTGATCGGCGCCCGCTCGGCGCTGTTCCTGCCGTTCCGCGACCTCGGCCTGATCATCGTCGATGAGGAGCACGACACCTCCTACAAGCAGGAGGACGGGGTGCTCTACAACGCCCGCGACATGGCGGTGCTGCGGGCGGCCATGTGCTCGGCGCAGGTGGTGCTGGCCTCGGCCACGCCGAGCCTGGAGAGCTGGGCCAATGCGGAGGCCGGGAAATACACGCGGCTGGATTTGACCTCGCGCTTTGGCGCCTCGGTGCTGCCGGACATGCGTGCGGTGGATATGCGCTCCGAGGACTTGCTGCCCTCGACCTGGATTTCGCCAACGCTGAAGCAGGCGATGAAACTGCGCATGGAACGCGGCGAGCAGTCGCTCCTGTTCCTGAACCGCCGTGGCTTTGCGCCCGTCACCATCTGCCGCGCCTGCGGCGCGCAGGTGGCCTGCGACCATTGCGATGCGCGGATGGTGGAGCACCGCTTCATGAAGCGGCTGATGTGCCACCAGTGCGGCGAGACCAAGCCGGTGCCGGAAGTCTGCCCCTCCTGCGAGGTGGAAGGCAAGATGGCCCCGGTCGGCCCCGGCATCGAGCGGCTGGCCGAAGAGGCCACCTCCCTGTTCCCCGAAGCGCGGATTGCGGTGCTGAGTTCCGATCTGTTCGGCTCTGCCCGCGCACTGAAAAGCCGGATCGAGGAAATTGCGAAGGGCGAGGCCGACATCATCCTGGGCACTCAGCTGGTGGCCAAGGGGCACAATTTTCCGCTCCTGACGCTGGTCGGGGTGATCGACGCCGACCTCGGGCTGCAGGGCTCGGACCTGCGCGCGGCGGAGCGGACCTTCCAGCTGATGCGCCAGGTGGCGGGCCGGGCGGGCCGCGCCGAACGGCCGGGCGAGGCTTTGATGCAGACCTTCCAGCCCGAGCACCCGGTGATCCGCGCCATCCTGTCGGGGGATGAGGAAAGCTTCTGGAAAGCTGAAGCCGCGGAACGTCAGGCCGCCGGCGTACCGCCCTATGGGCGCATGGCCGGGATCATCCTGTCGGGCCCGGATCTGGCGGCGGTCTTCGACCTTGGCAATGCGATGGCCCGCAATGACGGTCCCTTGCGCCAGATCGGCGCCCAGCTGTTTGGCCCGGCCCCCGCACCGATTGCCCGTGTCCGCGGCCGCCACCGGGTGCGGCTGCTGGTCAAGGCCGCCAAGGGTGTGCCGCTGCAGGACGCGATCGGCCGCTGGATTGCGCCGCTGCGGCTGAAGGGCGATCTGCGCCTCAGCGTCGATATCGATCCGCAAAGTTTCTATTGA
- a CDS encoding DUF1127 domain-containing protein: MAAFDTTRTTYGSTGLIGRIGALAATAAGAFAAWNDARATRNALSGLTDRELADIGMSRGDIENVANGKTVF, encoded by the coding sequence ATGGCCGCATTTGACACCACCCGCACCACCTATGGTTCCACCGGCCTGATTGGCCGTATCGGCGCTTTGGCCGCCACCGCCGCCGGCGCCTTTGCCGCCTGGAACGACGCCCGCGCAACCCGCAACGCCCTGTCGGGCCTGACCGACCGCGAACTGGCCGACATCGGCATGAGCCGCGGCGATATCGAAAACGTCGCCAATGGCAAAACCGTCTTCTGA
- the ruvB gene encoding Holliday junction branch migration DNA helicase RuvB, translating into MIDADPALRPEPLPEDSAADNDRALRPQGLSEFIGQAEARANLSVFIESARRRGEAMDHTLFHGPPGLGKTTLAQIVARELGVNFRMTSGPVLAKAGDLAAILTNLESRDVLFIDEIHRLNPAVEEVLYPAMEDFELDLVIGDGPAARTVRIELQPFTLVGATTRMGLLTTPLRDRFGIPTRLQFYTIDELFEIVRRNARKLGAPADDQGAREIARRARGTPRIAGRLLRRVVDFAVVEGDGTITRELADGALTRLGVDQLGLDGADRRYLRLLAENYGGGPVGIETISAALSESRDALEEVIEPYLLQQGLIQRTPRGRMLAQKAWTHLGMAPPRSQNDLFG; encoded by the coding sequence TTGATTGACGCCGACCCCGCCTTGCGGCCCGAACCGCTGCCCGAGGACAGCGCCGCGGACAACGACCGCGCCCTGCGCCCGCAGGGCCTGTCCGAGTTCATCGGCCAGGCCGAGGCCCGCGCCAACCTCAGCGTTTTCATCGAAAGCGCCCGCCGCCGCGGCGAGGCGATGGACCACACGCTGTTTCACGGGCCCCCCGGCCTCGGCAAGACCACGCTGGCGCAGATCGTCGCCCGCGAGCTGGGGGTGAACTTCCGCATGACCTCCGGCCCGGTGCTGGCCAAGGCGGGCGATCTGGCGGCGATCCTCACCAACCTCGAATCCCGCGACGTGCTGTTCATCGACGAGATCCACCGGCTGAATCCGGCGGTGGAGGAGGTGCTCTATCCGGCGATGGAGGATTTCGAGCTGGACCTGGTGATCGGCGACGGCCCGGCCGCACGCACCGTGCGGATCGAGCTGCAGCCCTTCACCCTGGTCGGGGCCACCACCCGGATGGGGCTGCTGACCACGCCGCTGCGCGACCGTTTCGGCATTCCGACCCGGCTGCAGTTCTATACCATCGACGAGCTGTTTGAGATCGTCCGCCGCAATGCCCGAAAGCTGGGCGCGCCCGCCGACGACCAGGGTGCCCGCGAGATCGCGCGGCGCGCCCGCGGCACCCCAAGGATCGCCGGGCGGCTCCTGCGCCGCGTGGTGGACTTTGCGGTTGTGGAGGGCGATGGAACCATCACCCGCGAACTGGCCGACGGCGCTTTGACGCGTCTGGGGGTGGATCAGCTGGGGCTGGATGGCGCCGACCGCCGGTATCTCAGGCTTCTGGCCGAAAACTACGGCGGCGGCCCGGTGGGGATCGAGACGATCTCGGCCGCGCTCAGCGAAAGCCGCGACGCGCTGGAAGAGGTGATCGAGCCCTACCTGCTGCAGCAGGGGCTGATCCAGCGCACGCCCCGGGGCCGGATGCTGGCGCAGAAGGCCTGGACCCATCTCGGCATGGCGCCGCCGCGCAGCCAGAACGACCTGTTCGGCTGA
- a CDS encoding MFS transporter: MFKPMPLHEAQGLPFWRRPVTLLFLMALAMPIAFNAWSALLNNFVIEAAQFDGADIGLLHTVREIPGFLAVGVIAVILFVREQVLGLISLALLGVATAVTAWFPSLGGLLMVTLLSSIGFHYYETVNQSLQLQWLSKEKAPQTLGWLVAAGSAATLVVYGLIVLTWDRFDLAYNTVFLAAGGATALIALFALFAYPQFDAPHPQTKKLILRKRYWLYYALQFMAGARRQIFVVFAGFMMVEKFGFEVHELTGLYLINLVINMTVAPMLGKAVSVFGERRTLIFEYAGLAIVFAAYGGIYWFGWGVVIAAVLYVIDHVLFALALALKTYFQKIADPGDIAPTAAVAFTINHIAAVFLPVLLGLLWVYSPGMVFALAAGMALISLSLSLLIPRHPEPGNETIFSKYASPAPAE, encoded by the coding sequence ATGTTCAAACCGATGCCCCTGCATGAGGCGCAAGGCCTCCCGTTCTGGCGCCGTCCCGTGACGCTATTGTTCCTGATGGCGCTGGCGATGCCGATTGCCTTCAACGCCTGGAGCGCGCTGCTCAACAACTTCGTGATCGAGGCGGCGCAGTTCGATGGTGCCGACATCGGCCTCTTGCACACGGTGCGGGAGATCCCGGGCTTTCTGGCCGTCGGGGTAATCGCCGTGATCCTGTTTGTGCGCGAGCAGGTGCTGGGGCTGATCTCGCTTGCTCTGCTGGGGGTGGCCACGGCGGTTACGGCCTGGTTCCCGTCGCTGGGCGGTCTTTTGATGGTGACGCTGCTCAGCTCGATCGGCTTTCATTACTATGAGACGGTGAACCAGTCGCTGCAGCTGCAATGGCTGTCCAAGGAGAAGGCGCCGCAGACGCTGGGCTGGCTGGTCGCGGCCGGGTCCGCCGCGACGCTGGTGGTTTACGGGCTGATCGTGTTGACCTGGGACCGGTTCGATCTCGCCTATAACACCGTGTTCCTGGCTGCAGGCGGCGCGACGGCGCTGATCGCGCTGTTTGCGCTCTTTGCCTACCCGCAGTTCGACGCGCCGCATCCGCAGACCAAGAAGCTGATCCTGCGCAAGCGCTACTGGCTTTATTACGCGCTGCAGTTCATGGCCGGTGCGCGGCGGCAGATCTTCGTGGTGTTTGCCGGCTTCATGATGGTCGAGAAGTTCGGCTTCGAGGTGCACGAGCTGACCGGGCTTTACCTCATCAACCTGGTGATCAACATGACGGTGGCGCCGATGCTGGGCAAGGCGGTGTCGGTGTTCGGCGAGCGGCGCACGCTGATCTTTGAATACGCCGGCCTGGCGATTGTCTTTGCGGCTTACGGCGGCATCTACTGGTTCGGCTGGGGAGTGGTGATTGCAGCGGTGCTCTATGTGATCGACCATGTGCTGTTTGCCCTGGCGCTGGCGCTCAAGACCTATTTCCAGAAGATCGCCGATCCGGGCGACATCGCGCCCACCGCCGCGGTGGCCTTTACCATCAACCATATCGCGGCGGTGTTTCTGCCGGTGCTGCTGGGCTTGCTGTGGGTCTATTCGCCGGGCATGGTGTTTGCTCTGGCGGCGGGCATGGCGCTGATCTCCCTGTCGCTGTCGCTGCTGATCCCGCGCCATCCGGAGCCGGGAAACGAGACCATCTTCAGCAAATACGCCAGCCCGGCGCCGGCCGAATGA
- the ruvC gene encoding crossover junction endodeoxyribonuclease RuvC: MRILGIDPGLRTLGWGVIESNGARLSHVANGLCKSDGDDLGERLLSLHNQVTEIIAAFAPDQAAIEQTFVNKDGAGTLKLGQARGVALLTLAKAGLPVGEYAPNRVKKTVVGVGHAEKEQVMHMVKLQLPGCDPKGADAADALAIAICHAYYGGTQQRQLKEKRA; encoded by the coding sequence ATGCGGATTTTGGGTATCGATCCGGGGCTGCGCACCCTCGGATGGGGGGTCATCGAATCAAATGGCGCGCGGCTGTCCCATGTGGCCAACGGTCTTTGCAAGTCTGATGGGGATGATCTGGGGGAGCGGCTGCTGTCGCTTCACAATCAGGTCACCGAGATAATCGCAGCCTTTGCGCCGGATCAGGCGGCGATCGAACAGACCTTCGTGAACAAGGACGGCGCCGGCACGCTGAAACTGGGCCAGGCGCGCGGGGTGGCGCTGCTGACGCTGGCCAAGGCCGGGCTGCCGGTGGGCGAATATGCGCCCAACCGGGTCAAGAAGACGGTGGTGGGCGTGGGCCATGCCGAAAAGGAGCAGGTCATGCATATGGTCAAGCTGCAGCTGCCCGGCTGCGACCCCAAAGGCGCCGATGCGGCGGATGCGCTGGCGATTGCCATCTGCCACGCCTATTACGGGGGCACGCAGCAGCGGCAACTGAAGGAGAAACGCGCATGA
- the ruvA gene encoding Holliday junction branch migration protein RuvA produces MIGKLTGRLDYRAQDHVLIDVRGVGYIVYCSDRTLAALPGQGEAVALYTDMVVREDLMQLYGFPSLMEKEWHRLLTSVQGVGAKVSLAILGALGPDGVSRAIALGDWASVKAAKGVGPKTAQRIVLDLKDKAPGVMAMGGTVADAMDGPGLEVIEDAEPSAAKPARKVPPKKPSGAAAASAGALSALGNLGYGPSDAAAAVAEAAAMYPDADEPDLIRAALRLLAPKG; encoded by the coding sequence ATGATTGGCAAGCTGACGGGCCGTCTCGACTATCGGGCGCAGGATCACGTGCTGATCGACGTGCGCGGGGTCGGCTACATCGTCTACTGCTCCGACCGCACCCTGGCGGCGCTGCCGGGGCAGGGCGAGGCGGTGGCGCTCTATACCGACATGGTGGTGCGCGAAGACCTGATGCAGCTCTACGGCTTCCCCTCGCTGATGGAGAAGGAATGGCACCGGCTGCTGACCTCGGTGCAGGGGGTGGGGGCCAAGGTGTCTCTGGCCATCCTCGGCGCGCTGGGGCCGGACGGGGTGAGCCGGGCGATCGCGCTTGGCGATTGGGCCTCGGTCAAGGCGGCCAAGGGTGTCGGCCCCAAGACCGCGCAGCGCATCGTGCTGGACCTCAAGGACAAGGCGCCCGGGGTGATGGCGATGGGCGGCACCGTGGCGGACGCGATGGACGGCCCGGGGCTGGAGGTCATCGAGGACGCAGAGCCATCCGCCGCCAAGCCGGCCCGCAAGGTGCCGCCGAAGAAGCCGAGCGGCGCCGCTGCGGCCTCGGCCGGGGCGCTGTCGGCCCTGGGCAATCTCGGCTATGGTCCCTCGGATGCGGCAGCGGCGGTGGCAGAGGCGGCAGCGATGTATCCGGATGCGGATGAGCCGGACCTGATCCGCGCCGCGCTGCGCCTGCTGGCGCCGAAGGGGTGA
- a CDS encoding YeeE/YedE family protein, with amino-acid sequence MDLVPLADRLGEAPAAALLGLVTGIVFGVAAQRSRFCLRAATVEFASGRLGGRVAVWLLTFSTAAVWVQAAQLLGLMASADARMMAVPGSWSGAILGGLMFGCGMVLARGCSGRLLVLAATGNLRSVVSGLIFAVVAQMSLSGLLSPSRDWLARLWITEGGRNLDLLAALGLPQAAGLALGLATAALALVLARRSRIGAVRLVFASGVGFAVALGWVLTYALSRVAFDPVQIESATFTGPSAHTLMFFLDRDAVLDFDIGLVPGVFAGAMIAAALAGEMKLQAFDGPAAMRKAMTGAALMGFGGMLAGGCAIGAGVTGTSIFAGTAWAALLCMWIGAMATSALTRARPGSAAA; translated from the coding sequence ATGGATCTGGTTCCCCTGGCTGACCGCCTTGGCGAGGCGCCTGCGGCGGCGCTGCTGGGCCTCGTGACGGGCATCGTCTTCGGCGTGGCGGCACAGCGCTCGCGGTTTTGCCTGCGGGCGGCCACGGTGGAATTTGCCAGCGGCCGGCTGGGCGGCAGGGTGGCGGTCTGGCTGCTGACCTTCTCCACCGCGGCAGTCTGGGTGCAGGCGGCGCAGCTGCTGGGCCTGATGGCGAGCGCCGATGCCCGGATGATGGCGGTGCCGGGCAGCTGGTCCGGCGCCATCCTCGGCGGGCTGATGTTCGGCTGCGGCATGGTGCTGGCGCGCGGCTGTTCCGGGCGGCTCCTGGTGCTGGCGGCCACCGGCAACCTGCGGTCGGTCGTTTCGGGTCTGATCTTTGCGGTGGTGGCGCAGATGAGCCTGTCCGGCCTGCTGTCGCCGTCCCGCGACTGGCTGGCCCGCCTGTGGATCACCGAAGGCGGGCGCAATCTGGACCTGCTGGCGGCGCTTGGGCTGCCGCAGGCCGCCGGGCTGGCGCTGGGGCTGGCCACCGCCGCCCTGGCCCTGGTGCTGGCGCGCCGCAGCCGGATCGGCGCGGTCCGGCTGGTCTTTGCCTCCGGTGTCGGGTTCGCCGTTGCGCTGGGCTGGGTGCTGACCTACGCGCTGAGCCGGGTCGCCTTCGATCCGGTGCAGATCGAAAGCGCCACTTTCACCGGGCCTTCCGCCCATACGCTGATGTTCTTCCTCGACCGGGACGCGGTGCTGGACTTCGACATCGGCCTGGTGCCGGGCGTGTTCGCCGGCGCCATGATAGCCGCTGCTTTGGCCGGGGAAATGAAACTGCAGGCTTTTGACGGCCCGGCCGCCATGCGCAAGGCGATGACCGGTGCCGCGCTGATGGGGTTCGGCGGCATGCTGGCCGGCGGCTGTGCCATTGGCGCCGGCGTCACCGGCACCTCGATCTTTGCAGGCACCGCCTGGGCGGCGCTGCTCTGCATGTGGATCGGGGCGATGGCCACCAGTGCCCTGACCCGCGCTCGGCCCGGAAGCGCCGCAGCGTGA